A region from the Melioribacter roseus P3M-2 genome encodes:
- the glmM gene encoding phosphoglucosamine mutase: protein MDTLMVSISGIRGIIGKGLYPSTIVEYTSAYADFCGKGKIVVGSDGRISGNMVKNIVIGTLLAKGNDVIDLGICPTPTVLFNVKNLKAVGGIQISASHNPNEWNALKLLNKKGEFMSPEEHKKMISLLKETQNRYAKWNELGSVTHYEKGLYDHIDAILSMPYIDLKKIRRKKFKVVLDCVNGAGAYSMPYLLKKFGCEIIETNCDKSGIFPRLPEPAPENLTKTMKLVKKSKADFGIVVDPDVDRLVLITENGKPFGEENTITQAVKFILSRRKGNVVVNLSTTRAVDDVAKSFKSKVYRSPVGEANVVKKMKQVKAVIGGEGSGGVILPSVNFGRDALVGTALLLQHLTEFGGTMTELKNELPRYFIVKRKIEIGRRDPDKILNKLAKKYSKHNPNNEDGLRIDFEDHWVHFRKSNTEPIIRCIVEADSQKKAIELIEKYLKEL, encoded by the coding sequence ATGGATACTTTAATGGTAAGCATATCGGGCATAAGAGGAATCATCGGAAAAGGTCTCTATCCTTCCACAATTGTAGAATACACGTCGGCGTATGCGGATTTCTGCGGCAAGGGCAAAATTGTAGTAGGCAGCGACGGACGCATTTCGGGAAATATGGTTAAAAATATAGTTATCGGAACGCTTCTGGCTAAAGGAAACGATGTAATCGACCTCGGAATTTGCCCTACTCCCACAGTCCTTTTCAACGTAAAAAATCTGAAAGCTGTCGGCGGCATTCAGATTTCAGCAAGTCATAATCCGAACGAATGGAACGCTTTGAAACTTCTGAATAAAAAGGGCGAATTCATGAGTCCCGAAGAACACAAAAAGATGATATCGCTCCTGAAAGAAACTCAGAACCGTTATGCCAAATGGAATGAACTGGGGAGCGTAACTCATTACGAAAAAGGGCTTTACGACCACATCGATGCGATTCTTTCGATGCCTTATATCGATTTAAAGAAAATTCGTAGGAAAAAATTTAAGGTCGTACTCGATTGCGTTAACGGAGCGGGCGCCTACTCTATGCCCTATCTTCTCAAAAAATTCGGATGCGAAATTATCGAAACCAACTGCGATAAAAGCGGAATTTTTCCGCGACTGCCCGAGCCGGCGCCGGAAAATTTGACTAAGACGATGAAACTAGTAAAAAAATCCAAAGCCGATTTCGGAATCGTAGTCGATCCCGACGTGGACAGACTTGTATTGATTACCGAAAACGGCAAACCTTTCGGCGAAGAAAATACGATTACTCAAGCGGTCAAATTTATTTTATCCCGAAGAAAAGGCAACGTAGTTGTAAATCTATCCACGACCCGCGCTGTGGACGACGTAGCCAAAAGTTTCAAATCGAAAGTTTACAGGTCGCCCGTTGGCGAAGCAAATGTCGTAAAAAAAATGAAGCAAGTAAAAGCAGTTATCGGCGGAGAAGGCAGCGGCGGAGTTATACTGCCTTCGGTTAATTTCGGACGCGACGCTTTAGTCGGAACCGCTCTTCTGCTTCAGCATCTGACGGAATTCGGCGGAACTATGACTGAATTGAAAAATGAACTGCCCCGGTATTTCATCGTGAAACGCAAAATCGAAATCGGCAGAAGAGACCCCGATAAGATTCTGAATAAACTGGCAAAGAAATATTCGAAGCACAATCCGAACAACGAAGACGGTCTCAGAATCGATTTCGAAGATCATTGGGTGCATTTCAGAAAATCGAATACCGAACCGATAATCAGATGCATAGTTGAAGCCGATTCACAAAAAAAAGCCATCGAGTTGATCGAGAAGTATTTGAAGGAATTGTAA
- a CDS encoding sensor histidine kinase: protein MNHKIANSEHWTQIDPYELLDVLIDTDDMFCLLDQDFKILRCNNKFKSYMVLYGRAGYDEGCNFLEIFPLDDRLYWEKVLNKALTVKSFTETYTSEKLKGRYFEIHFHRMKLDDNKSGIVLRARDITEKKNIEDKIIQSELFAQSILSTSPDAIVTTELDGSISYASNKFLSLLGIEKVEDTFSKNIVDFIYEQDKELFRENISVAAAGSSIKSYLFRLKDINGNPVYAESNIGVILNENKKPVLILFIIRDIQDRIEAELEREKLLQDIAYSRDQIEQEAARYVELNVQLAESEKKLIELNSAKDKLFSIIGHDLKNPIFTILGFSQILEEDYEEMTDEKKLEYIKTIYQTAASIQKLLENLLTWSRAQTGRLEVNLEPISIRNVINETVDIVATQAEKKNIEIIVNLNSTLMVYADNNLLETVVRNLLTNAIKFTNPGGRITVSTRDENGFVVVSVEDTGIGLSEADKNKLFRIDVNNAEIGHHKEKGTGLGLILCKEFCEKMGGSIWVESTLGKGSAFYFTVPIFQYINK, encoded by the coding sequence ATGAATCATAAGATAGCAAATAGCGAACATTGGACTCAAATAGATCCTTATGAGTTGCTCGACGTATTAATCGATACGGACGATATGTTCTGTCTTCTCGACCAGGATTTTAAAATTCTCCGTTGCAACAATAAATTCAAGTCGTATATGGTTTTATACGGCAGGGCAGGTTACGACGAAGGCTGCAACTTCCTGGAAATCTTTCCTTTAGACGACAGACTGTACTGGGAAAAAGTGCTCAATAAAGCGCTAACGGTAAAATCGTTTACGGAAACTTATACGTCCGAAAAATTGAAGGGCAGGTATTTCGAAATCCATTTTCATCGTATGAAACTCGATGATAATAAGAGCGGAATAGTTTTGAGAGCTCGCGACATTACCGAGAAGAAAAATATTGAAGACAAAATAATACAGAGCGAATTATTTGCTCAGTCGATATTGTCGACTTCGCCGGACGCAATAGTTACAACCGAACTCGACGGTTCTATCTCGTATGCTTCGAATAAATTTTTGTCGTTGCTCGGCATCGAAAAAGTCGAAGACACATTTTCCAAAAATATTGTCGATTTTATTTACGAGCAGGATAAGGAACTCTTCAGGGAAAACATTTCGGTTGCGGCTGCCGGTTCGTCTATTAAATCGTATCTGTTTCGTCTCAAAGACATAAACGGGAATCCGGTTTACGCCGAGTCGAATATCGGCGTTATTCTCAATGAAAATAAAAAACCCGTATTAATACTTTTTATTATTCGGGACATTCAGGACAGGATTGAAGCGGAGCTGGAGCGTGAAAAACTGTTACAGGATATCGCATATTCGCGAGACCAGATTGAACAGGAAGCCGCGCGTTATGTCGAGCTCAACGTTCAGCTTGCCGAATCGGAAAAGAAATTGATCGAATTGAACAGCGCAAAAGACAAGCTCTTTTCGATTATCGGACACGACCTTAAAAATCCGATATTCACGATTCTCGGTTTTTCTCAAATTCTCGAGGAAGATTACGAAGAGATGACAGACGAGAAAAAGCTCGAGTACATAAAAACTATTTATCAAACGGCAGCCTCGATACAGAAACTACTCGAAAATTTATTGACCTGGTCGCGCGCTCAAACTGGTCGTCTCGAGGTTAATCTCGAACCGATCTCGATTCGGAACGTTATAAATGAAACGGTGGATATTGTTGCCACTCAGGCGGAAAAGAAAAATATCGAAATAATCGTCAATCTGAATTCCACGCTTATGGTCTATGCCGACAATAACCTGCTCGAAACGGTTGTAAGGAATTTACTGACAAACGCTATAAAATTTACGAATCCGGGCGGACGGATTACAGTGTCAACTCGCGATGAAAACGGTTTTGTGGTCGTATCGGTAGAAGATACAGGAATCGGTCTTAGCGAAGCCGACAAAAACAAACTTTTCAGAATCGACGTCAACAACGCCGAAATAGGGCATCATAAAGAAAAAGGAACCGGACTCGGCTTGATTCTGTGCAAGGAATTCTGCGAAAAAATGGGCGGCAGCATCTGGGTCGAAAGTACTCTCGGAAAAGGAAGCGCATTTTATTTTACCGTTCCGATATTTCAGTATATCAACAAATAA
- a CDS encoding endonuclease III domain-containing protein: protein MLDKLNRRLIEHFGVPERNKRKPAPVDLLIATILSQNTNDNNSYEAYQNLKRKYSDWNQLVKAPLKEIEKTIKKAGLTNQKAGAIKNLVVNLSRDNRLDMKFIKKMDNKEALEYLTSFKGIGIKTASCVLLFSLYRNVCPVDTHVHRTLNRIGIVNEKSPEKTFLRINENLPEGIAHSLHTNLIKLGRGICRPTNPDCTVCPISDLCAYPEKKHSKSSKTKEKRLFIAR, encoded by the coding sequence ATGCTGGATAAACTTAACCGTAGATTGATCGAACATTTCGGCGTACCCGAAAGGAACAAACGCAAACCCGCTCCGGTCGATTTGCTTATTGCCACAATCCTTTCTCAAAATACGAACGACAACAATTCTTACGAGGCATATCAAAATCTCAAACGGAAATATTCGGATTGGAACCAGCTGGTAAAAGCTCCTTTAAAGGAAATCGAAAAGACGATCAAAAAAGCGGGATTGACAAATCAAAAAGCCGGGGCAATTAAAAATCTCGTTGTCAATCTTTCGAGAGATAACCGACTCGATATGAAATTCATCAAAAAAATGGATAACAAAGAGGCTCTGGAATATCTTACATCATTCAAAGGAATCGGAATAAAAACAGCCAGCTGCGTTCTGCTTTTTTCGTTGTACCGGAACGTCTGCCCGGTCGATACTCACGTGCACCGCACATTAAACCGTATCGGTATTGTTAACGAAAAATCGCCCGAGAAAACTTTTCTGAGAATTAATGAAAATCTGCCCGAAGGGATAGCACATTCGCTCCATACGAATTTGATTAAACTCGGCAGGGGAATTTGCCGCCCTACAAATCCCGATTGCACCGTGTGTCCCATTTCGGATTTGTGCGCTTATCCCGAAAAAAAACACTCAAAAAGCTCCAAAACGAAAGAAAAACGACTTTTTATTGCTCGATAA
- the lipB gene encoding lipoyl(octanoyl) transferase LipB, producing the protein MRSRFYRLRRSLETSKKILNRRLAGEVDDLFFLLEHPHTYTLGKVADRSNLLLTHEQLTERGIKVYDIDRGGDITYHGPGQIVGYPIIDLKKWKEDTHAYLRNLEQLIINVCKKYGLKADRKEGLTGVWIEDRKIAAIGIKVSRWITMHGFAFNINTDLSLFGGIIPCGIKDKEVTSLQKETGIMYDIEDIKKDLLEEFVRIFDYRHHTEIDRSRFINSIIEFERAEHE; encoded by the coding sequence TTGCGATCTCGGTTTTATCGATTACGAAGAAGCCTGGAAACTTCAAAAAAAATTTTAAATCGACGTCTTGCGGGCGAGGTTGACGATCTGTTTTTCCTGCTCGAACATCCTCATACTTATACACTCGGTAAAGTTGCCGACAGGTCGAATTTACTTTTGACACACGAACAGTTGACCGAACGCGGAATAAAAGTTTATGATATCGACCGAGGCGGAGATATAACGTATCACGGACCCGGACAAATTGTGGGCTATCCGATAATCGATCTTAAAAAATGGAAGGAGGATACCCACGCTTATTTGAGGAATCTGGAGCAGTTAATAATAAACGTCTGTAAAAAATACGGACTTAAAGCAGACCGCAAAGAAGGTTTAACGGGGGTGTGGATAGAAGACCGCAAAATTGCCGCTATCGGAATTAAAGTGAGCCGCTGGATTACGATGCACGGTTTTGCTTTCAATATCAATACGGATTTATCCCTCTTCGGAGGAATAATTCCATGCGGCATTAAAGATAAAGAAGTGACCTCGCTCCAAAAGGAAACTGGCATAATGTACGATATTGAAGATATTAAGAAAGATTTGCTCGAAGAATTCGTACGAATTTTCGATTATCGGCATCATACCGAAATCGACAGAAGTCGCTTCATAAATTCAATAATAGAATTTGAAAGGGCGGAGCATGAATAA